In one Ischnura elegans chromosome 13, ioIscEleg1.1, whole genome shotgun sequence genomic region, the following are encoded:
- the LOC124170368 gene encoding uncharacterized protein LOC124170368 codes for MVADRDWMLVGAKKEPSPEENAQPTLSEDGDPFESSTTAHESAFGVPAAEEMPEQTTSTSYLLVEGNIRNHSIDECIGPTALVTQIDSKAGTSHEEIEKNLMDEDLEKCGASESDEISSCSIPNDRQCNTKDIESLKSSRGGAAMAVVGERSGCDAPNTSHNLRFIRISRNDRSGCGTIVGGNNEVLNSLIENPGNNSTSVRFKLIWHFILRSDLYSVLSRACKLKMIAMKVVQKRYPTANDNTEVIQ; via the exons ATGGTGGCAGATCGGGACTGGATGCTGGTCGGGGCAAAGAAGGAACCATCTCCtgaggagaatgcccag CCTACCTTAAGTGAGGATGGGGACCCATTTGAGAGTTCAACTACTGCCCATGAgtctgcatttg GTGTCCCGGCTGCCGAAGAAATGCCCGAGcaaacaacatcaacttcatatctgcttGTAGAAggaaatataaggaatcattcaattgatgaatgcattggtccCACAGCTTTGGTGACACAAATTGATTCCAAGGCTGGAACATCCCatgaagagatagagaaaaatctgATGGATGAAGACTTAgaaaaatgtggtgcttctgAATCTGATGAAATATCAAGTTGCTCAATTCCTAATGACAGACAATGTAATACCAAAgacattgaatcacttaaaagcagcagaggtggagccgcaatggctgttgttggggagagaagtggttgtgatgcaccaaatacCTCGCATAACCTTAGGTTTATCAGAATAAGTAGAAATGACAGAAGTGGCTGTGGGACCATCGTGGGAGGCAACAACGAGGTACTTAATTCCTTGATCGAAAATCCAGGGAACAATTCca CATCTGTTAGATTCAAGCTCATCTGGCACTTCATCTTGCGGTCAGACTTATATTCGGTCTTAAGTAGGGCTTGCAAGTTGAAGATGATTGCCATGAAAGTAGTTCAGAAACGATATCCCACGGCTAATGACAACACCGAAGTAATCCAGTGA